In Danaus plexippus chromosome 17, MEX_DaPlex, whole genome shotgun sequence, one DNA window encodes the following:
- the LOC116771368 gene encoding lysozyme-like isoform X2 has protein sequence MISPAQVLLLSILLIALLWTGSSGYCGPYNISRVYWVDAGNVTLPDDEPERNNAWKDCARNYQCARKIIEGYLQRFGKDCNGDGVTDCYDYMMINGNGGYGCTSPLNRSENGRRWLRRYEECRSSHLVN, from the exons ATGATATCACCAGCGCAAGTGTTGTTATTGTCGATCCTGCTCATTGCGTTGCTCTGGACCGGATCTTCAG GCTACTGCGGTCCTTACAACATCTCGAGAGTGTACTGGGTAGACGCCGGCAACGTCACCTTACCTGATGACGAGCCTGAGAGAAATAATG CTTGGAAGGACTGTGCTCGGAACTATCAGTGCGCGAGAAAAATTATAGAGGGCTATCTACAAAGGTTTGGGAAG GACTGCAACGGTGACGGTGTGACAGATTGCTATGACTACATGATGATTAATGGCAACGGAGGTTACGGATGTACTTCGCCTCTCAACAGATCAGAGAATGGAAGGAGATGGCTCAGGAGATACGAGGAATGTCGGAGTTCTCATctagtaaattaa
- the LOC116771368 gene encoding lysozyme-like isoform X1, whose translation MISPAQVLLLSILLIALLWTGSSGVFIPNLTDGCYRCLCYISTLCDVSNDCSGGYCGPYNISRVYWVDAGNVTLPDDEPERNNAWKDCARNYQCARKIIEGYLQRFGKDCNGDGVTDCYDYMMINGNGGYGCTSPLNRSENGRRWLRRYEECRSSHLVN comes from the exons ATGATATCACCAGCGCAAGTGTTGTTATTGTCGATCCTGCTCATTGCGTTGCTCTGGACCGGATCTTCAG GCGTATTTATACCAAATCTAACAGATGGTTGCTATAGATGTTTGTGTTACATTTCGACTCTTTGCGACGTATCCAACGATTGTTCCGGAGGCTACTGCGGTCCTTACAACATCTCGAGAGTGTACTGGGTAGACGCCGGCAACGTCACCTTACCTGATGACGAGCCTGAGAGAAATAATG CTTGGAAGGACTGTGCTCGGAACTATCAGTGCGCGAGAAAAATTATAGAGGGCTATCTACAAAGGTTTGGGAAG GACTGCAACGGTGACGGTGTGACAGATTGCTATGACTACATGATGATTAATGGCAACGGAGGTTACGGATGTACTTCGCCTCTCAACAGATCAGAGAATGGAAGGAGATGGCTCAGGAGATACGAGGAATGTCGGAGTTCTCATctagtaaattaa